In a single window of the Luteibacter rhizovicinus DSM 16549 genome:
- the tuf gene encoding elongation factor Tu: protein MAKGKFERKKPHVNVGTIGHVDHGKTTLTAALTKIGAERFGGEFKDYGSIDAAPEEKARGITISTAHVEYESPMRHYGHVDCPGHADYVKNMITGAAQMDGAILVCSAADGPMPQTREHILLSRQVGVPYIVVFLNKADMVDDAELLELVEMEVRELLSKYEFPGDDTPIIHGSARLALEGDQSEIGVPSIIKLVDALDSWIPEPERVIDKPFLLPVEDVFSISGRGTVLTGRVERGIVKVGDAAEVVGLKDTQQTTVTGVEMFRKLLDQGQAGDNVGVLVRGLKREDVERGQVLAAPKSVTPHTEFEGEVYILSKDEGGRHTPFFSNYRPQFYFRTTDVTGSIKLPEGVEMVMPGDNVKINVTLGFPIAMDEGLRFAIREGGRTVGAGVVAKINK from the coding sequence ATGGCAAAGGGTAAGTTCGAACGTAAGAAGCCGCACGTCAACGTCGGCACCATTGGTCACGTCGATCACGGCAAGACCACGCTGACGGCTGCGCTGACGAAGATCGGCGCCGAGCGTTTCGGCGGTGAATTCAAGGACTACGGTTCGATCGACGCTGCGCCGGAAGAGAAGGCGCGCGGCATCACGATCTCGACCGCCCACGTTGAATACGAATCGCCGATGCGCCACTACGGCCACGTCGATTGCCCGGGACATGCTGACTACGTCAAGAACATGATCACCGGTGCGGCGCAGATGGACGGCGCGATCCTGGTGTGCTCGGCCGCTGACGGCCCGATGCCGCAGACGCGCGAGCACATCCTGCTGTCGCGTCAGGTCGGCGTGCCGTACATCGTCGTGTTCCTGAACAAGGCTGACATGGTCGACGACGCCGAGCTGCTCGAGCTGGTCGAGATGGAAGTCCGCGAACTGCTGTCGAAGTACGAGTTCCCGGGCGACGACACCCCGATCATCCACGGTTCGGCCCGTCTTGCTCTTGAGGGCGACCAGTCGGAAATCGGCGTGCCGTCGATCATCAAGCTGGTCGACGCGCTCGACAGCTGGATTCCGGAGCCGGAGCGCGTGATCGACAAGCCGTTCCTGCTGCCGGTCGAAGACGTGTTCTCGATCTCGGGTCGCGGTACGGTGCTGACCGGTCGCGTCGAGCGCGGCATCGTCAAGGTGGGTGATGCGGCCGAAGTGGTTGGCCTGAAGGACACCCAGCAGACGACGGTCACGGGCGTGGAAATGTTCCGCAAGCTGCTCGACCAGGGTCAGGCCGGTGACAACGTCGGCGTGCTGGTCCGCGGTCTGAAGCGTGAAGACGTCGAGCGTGGCCAGGTGCTGGCTGCTCCGAAGTCGGTCACGCCGCACACCGAGTTCGAGGGTGAGGTGTACATCCTGTCGAAGGACGAGGGTGGCCGTCACACGCCGTTCTTCAGCAACTATCGCCCGCAGTTCTACTTCCGTACCACGGACGTGACGGGTTCGATCAAGCTGCCGGAAGGCGTCGAGATGGTGATGCCGGGTGACAACGTGAAGATCAACGTCACGCTGGGCTTCCCGATCGCCATGGACGAAGGCCTGCGCTTCGCGATCCGCGAAGGCGGTCGTACCGTCGGCGCCGGCGTCGTGGCGAAGATCAACAAGTAA
- the secE gene encoding preprotein translocase subunit SecE encodes MNTKAEQAKGMGPADIGKLALASIVLIAGIVGFYYFSDNPNVPSFARVVGVIVAVAAALAIGAFTVPGRKLRGFIAESQFELRKVVWPSRDETLKTTGIIIVVVIILSLLMGLIDWLLKTVVLDWLLKLGH; translated from the coding sequence ATGAACACGAAGGCAGAACAAGCCAAGGGTATGGGCCCGGCCGACATCGGCAAGCTAGCGCTTGCTTCCATCGTGCTCATCGCCGGCATCGTCGGTTTCTACTATTTCAGCGATAACCCGAACGTGCCGTCTTTCGCGCGCGTCGTCGGCGTTATTGTCGCCGTTGCCGCCGCCCTGGCGATCGGTGCATTCACGGTCCCTGGCCGTAAGCTGCGCGGCTTCATCGCCGAGTCGCAGTTTGAGTTGCGCAAGGTCGTCTGGCCGTCGCGCGACGAAACGCTGAAGACCACCGGTATCATCATCGTGGTCGTCATCATTCTCTCGCTGCTAATGGGGCTGATCGACTGGTTGCTGAAGACGGTCGTGCTCGATTGGCTGCTTAAGCTCGGACATTGA
- the nusG gene encoding transcription termination/antitermination protein NusG: MSKRWYVVHAYSGFEQQVRKALTERVVREGMEEKFGEILVPTEEVIEMRGGQKRRSERKFFPGYVLVQIETDTNGKTPRIDDECWHLVKETPKVMGFIGGTADRPHPIKDTEAEAILSRVREGVEKPRPKVLFEPGEMVRVTEGPFNDFNGVVEEVNYEKSRLRVAVLIFGRSTPVELEFGQVEKA, translated from the coding sequence ATGAGCAAACGCTGGTACGTGGTTCACGCCTATTCGGGATTCGAACAGCAGGTTCGCAAGGCCCTGACCGAGCGCGTCGTGCGCGAGGGTATGGAAGAAAAGTTCGGTGAAATCCTGGTTCCGACCGAGGAAGTCATCGAGATGCGCGGTGGCCAGAAGCGCCGCAGCGAGCGCAAGTTCTTCCCTGGTTACGTCCTGGTGCAGATCGAAACCGATACCAACGGCAAAACGCCGCGTATCGACGACGAATGCTGGCATCTGGTCAAGGAAACCCCGAAGGTCATGGGTTTCATCGGCGGTACCGCCGACCGTCCGCACCCGATCAAGGACACCGAGGCCGAGGCCATCCTCAGCCGGGTCCGCGAAGGTGTCGAGAAGCCCCGCCCGAAGGTCCTCTTCGAGCCCGGCGAGATGGTTCGCGTCACCGAAGGCCCGTTCAACGACTTCAATGGCGTTGTCGAGGAAGTGAATTACGAAAAGAGCCGCCTGCGCGTCGCGGTGCTCATTTTCGGTCGTTCTACCCCGGTCGAGCTCGAATTCGGCCAGGTGGAGAAGGCCTAA
- the rplK gene encoding 50S ribosomal protein L11, whose amino-acid sequence MAKKVIGYIKLQVKAGQANPSPPVGPALGQRGLNIMEFCKAFNAATQKLEPGLPIPVVITAYSDRTFTFITKTPPASILLKKITGVAKGSPKPNTDKVGKVTRAQLEEIAKQKEPDLTAADLDAAVRTIAGSARSMGLVVEG is encoded by the coding sequence ATGGCAAAGAAAGTCATTGGTTACATCAAGTTGCAGGTGAAGGCCGGTCAGGCTAACCCCTCGCCGCCCGTCGGTCCGGCGCTCGGTCAGCGCGGCCTGAACATCATGGAGTTCTGCAAGGCGTTCAATGCCGCGACGCAGAAGCTCGAGCCGGGTCTTCCGATCCCGGTCGTGATCACGGCCTATTCGGACCGTACCTTCACCTTCATCACGAAGACCCCGCCGGCCTCGATCCTCCTCAAGAAGATCACGGGCGTGGCCAAGGGCTCGCCCAAGCCGAATACCGACAAGGTCGGTAAGGTCACCCGCGCCCAGCTCGAGGAAATCGCGAAGCAGAAGGAGCCGGATCTCACGGCTGCCGATCTGGATGCCGCCGTGCGTACGATCGCCGGCAGCGCGCGTTCCATGGGCCTGGTAGTGGAGGGTTAA
- the rplA gene encoding 50S ribosomal protein L1, translating into MAKLTKRMKAATAAVQPGKTYGLDEALKIVKDNAKAKFAESVDVSVRLGIDAKKSDQGVRGSSLLPHGTGKTVRVAVFVPPGEKADAALAAGADAVGMDDLAEKMAAGDLNYGRVIATPDAMRVVGKLGQVLGPRGLMPNPKDGSVTADVATAVKNAKAGQVKFRNDKGGIIHATIGKASFDAAQLADNLNMLISDLLKAKPAAAKGQYIQRVAISSTMGVGVPVDTSTVNTSAK; encoded by the coding sequence ATGGCAAAGCTCACGAAGCGTATGAAGGCCGCTACGGCCGCCGTCCAGCCCGGCAAGACCTATGGTCTCGACGAAGCGCTGAAGATCGTCAAGGACAACGCCAAGGCGAAGTTCGCCGAGTCGGTGGACGTCTCCGTCCGTCTGGGCATCGACGCGAAGAAGTCGGACCAGGGCGTGCGCGGTTCCTCGCTGCTGCCGCACGGCACCGGCAAGACCGTCCGTGTCGCCGTGTTCGTTCCGCCGGGTGAGAAGGCCGATGCCGCTCTCGCCGCCGGTGCCGACGCTGTCGGTATGGACGACCTCGCCGAGAAGATGGCCGCTGGCGATCTGAACTACGGCCGCGTCATTGCGACGCCGGACGCGATGCGCGTCGTCGGTAAGCTCGGCCAGGTCCTCGGTCCCCGTGGCCTGATGCCGAACCCGAAGGACGGCTCGGTCACCGCCGACGTCGCCACGGCCGTCAAGAACGCCAAGGCTGGCCAGGTCAAGTTCCGTAACGACAAGGGCGGCATCATCCACGCCACGATCGGTAAGGCCAGCTTCGACGCTGCCCAGCTCGCGGACAACCTGAACATGCTGATCTCCGATCTGCTGAAGGCCAAGCCGGCCGCGGCAAAGGGTCAGTACATCCAGCGCGTCGCGATCTCCAGCACCATGGGCGTGGGCGTGCCGGTCGATACCTCGACCGTGAACACCTCGGCCAAGTAA
- the rplJ gene encoding 50S ribosomal protein L10, whose product MALNLSQKQEVVAELAEVAAKAHSLVAAEYAGTTVSQMTAMRKKARESGVFLKVVKNTLAARAVAGTEFEVVQDALVGPLLYAFSLEEPGAAGRVIKEFAKTNDKLIAKVVSVEGKLLPAAHVDVLASLPTRQEALAMLARVLSEPVAMFARAVKAVADQQGGSDVVAAEEAPVEA is encoded by the coding sequence ATGGCTCTCAATCTGTCCCAGAAGCAAGAAGTAGTCGCCGAGCTGGCAGAAGTCGCTGCGAAGGCTCACTCCTTGGTCGCCGCCGAGTACGCAGGCACCACGGTCTCTCAGATGACCGCGATGCGTAAGAAGGCTCGTGAGTCCGGTGTTTTCTTGAAAGTTGTCAAGAACACGCTGGCCGCACGCGCTGTAGCCGGTACCGAATTCGAAGTCGTCCAGGACGCCCTCGTCGGTCCGCTGCTGTATGCGTTCTCGCTCGAAGAACCCGGCGCTGCCGGGCGCGTGATCAAGGAATTCGCAAAGACCAACGACAAGCTGATCGCGAAGGTCGTGTCCGTGGAAGGCAAGCTGCTTCCCGCCGCCCACGTCGATGTGCTTGCCTCGCTGCCGACCCGTCAGGAAGCGCTCGCCATGCTGGCTCGCGTCCTCAGCGAGCCGGTCGCGATGTTTGCCCGTGCCGTCAAGGCCGTGGCCGACCAGCAGGGTGGTAGCGACGTCGTCGCCGCCGAAGAAGCCCCGGTCGAAGCCTGA
- the rplL gene encoding 50S ribosomal protein L7/L12, producing the protein MSTLTTEQIVEAIKAKSLMEIMELVKSIEETFGVSAAAPVAAAAGPAAAAVEEQTEFDVILISAGDKKVDVIKAVRAITGLGLKEAKDLTEAGGVVKEAASKDDAAKFKKDLEAAGAKVELK; encoded by the coding sequence ATGTCCACCCTGACCACCGAACAGATCGTCGAAGCCATCAAGGCCAAGTCCCTGATGGAAATCATGGAACTCGTCAAGTCGATCGAAGAGACCTTCGGCGTCTCGGCTGCCGCTCCGGTTGCCGCTGCTGCCGGCCCGGCCGCTGCCGCTGTCGAAGAGCAGACCGAATTCGACGTGATCCTGATCTCCGCCGGCGACAAGAAGGTCGACGTGATCAAGGCCGTTCGCGCCATCACCGGCCTCGGCCTGAAGGAAGCCAAGGACCTCACCGAGGCCGGTGGCGTCGTGAAGGAAGCTGCTTCGAAGGACGACGCTGCCAAGTTCAAGAAGGACCTGGAAGCTGCGGGCGCCAAGGTCGAACTTAAGTAA
- the rpoB gene encoding DNA-directed RNA polymerase subunit beta: MTYSFTEKKRIRKDFGKRPPVLGVPNLLTIQTDSYKEFLQEQVSSKQREEKGLHAALKSVFPISSYSGNAALEYVDYRLGEPAFDERECRNRGMTFGAPLRTTVRLVIYDKDSPASKKAVKYVKEQEVYMGEIPLMTDTGTFIINGTERVIVSQLHRSPGVFFDHDRGKTHSSGKLLFSARVIPYRGSWLDFEFDPKDALFTRIDRRRKLPVTVLLRALGYNNEEILSIFFEHNTFHLGKKGGVTLDLVAERLRGETLSFDLVIDGKVLVEAGKRITARHVRQLASEKITTLEVPEDYPVGRIVAVDMIDKDTGEIIAAANDELTLDHLEKFRKGGIETVPTLYVNDLDRGAYISNTLRIDNTRTQLEALVEIYRMMRPGEPPTKDAAQNLFFNLFFTFDRYDLSGVGRMKFNRRVGRKDVVGPGVLYDHKYFSERKEEESQRLVAEQGETSDILDVLRVLIDIRNGIGTVDDIDHLGNRRVRSVGEMAENTFRIGLVRVERAVRERLSLAESEGLTPQELINAKPVAAAVKEFFGSSQLSQFMDQNNPLSEVTHKRRVSALGPGGLTRERAGFEVRDVHPTHYGRVCTIETPEGPNIGLINSLAVYARTNSYGFLETPYRKVEGGKVTDKVDYLSAIEEGDHVIAQANSPLTKEGKFIEDFVSCRFRGESELRPSAEINYMDVSPMQTVSVAAALVPFLEHDDANRALMGANMQRQAVPTLRSQKPLVGTGIERAVARDSGVTVSAKRGGVIDQVDAARIVVRANEAEVDENDAGVDIYTLTKYTRSNQNTNLNQRPLVNVGDVVAVGDTLADGSSTDLGELALGQNMLVAFMPWNGYNFEDSILISERVVQEDRYTSIHIEEMTCIARDTKLGAEEITADIPNVGEQALARLDESGIVYIGAEVKAGDILVGKVTPKGESQLTPEEKLLRAIFGEKASDVKDSSLRVPPGMDGNVIDVQVFTRDGIEKDKRAKQIEETELKRIRKDLDDQFRILESAIYARMRSQLVGKSAMSGPGGLKRGTVIDDAYLDTLKKDDWFKINVKEEEVSEFLERAADQVKRHREAFDKRFKEKQGKITQGDDLAPGVLKMVKVYLAVKRRIQPGDKMAGRHGNKGVVSMIVPVEDMPFSADGRPVDICLNPLGVPSRMNIGQILEVHLGWAAKGLGHKIAAMIEANEKPAKLREFLDEVYNHGNAGAEGAVRHVDLKSMTDAEIIQLADNLRDGVPMATPVFDGAEETEIKHMLKLADLPESGQTVLYDGRTGEAFDRPVTVGYMHMLKLNHLVDDKMHARSTGPYSLVTQQPLGGKAQFGGQRFGEMEVWALEAYGAAYTLQEMLTVKSDDVQGRNQMYKNIVDGNHEMAAGMPESFNVLVKEIRSLAIDIELEEIK; encoded by the coding sequence ATGACCTACTCGTTTACCGAGAAGAAGCGCATCCGTAAGGATTTCGGCAAGCGTCCGCCCGTACTGGGCGTACCCAACCTGCTGACGATCCAGACCGACTCGTACAAGGAATTCCTGCAGGAGCAGGTCAGCTCCAAGCAGCGTGAGGAGAAGGGTCTCCACGCCGCGCTGAAGTCGGTGTTCCCGATTTCGAGCTATTCCGGCAACGCCGCCCTCGAATACGTCGACTACAGGCTCGGCGAACCGGCGTTCGACGAGCGTGAATGCCGCAACCGCGGCATGACCTTCGGTGCGCCGCTGCGCACCACCGTGCGCCTCGTCATCTATGACAAGGACAGCCCGGCATCGAAGAAGGCCGTCAAGTACGTCAAGGAGCAGGAGGTCTACATGGGCGAGATTCCGCTCATGACCGACACCGGCACCTTCATCATCAACGGCACCGAGCGCGTCATCGTCTCGCAGCTGCACCGTTCGCCGGGCGTGTTCTTCGATCACGACCGCGGCAAGACGCACAGCTCGGGCAAGCTCCTGTTCTCGGCCCGCGTGATTCCTTACCGTGGTTCGTGGCTCGATTTCGAGTTCGACCCGAAGGACGCGCTGTTCACCCGTATCGATCGTCGCCGCAAGCTGCCGGTGACGGTGCTGCTGCGCGCGCTCGGCTATAACAACGAAGAGATCCTTTCGATCTTCTTCGAGCACAACACGTTCCACCTCGGCAAGAAGGGCGGCGTCACGCTCGACCTCGTCGCCGAGCGCCTGCGCGGTGAAACCCTCTCGTTCGATCTCGTGATCGACGGCAAGGTGCTGGTCGAAGCCGGCAAGCGCATTACTGCGCGCCACGTTCGCCAGCTCGCCAGCGAGAAGATCACCACGCTCGAAGTGCCGGAAGACTACCCGGTCGGCCGCATCGTGGCCGTCGACATGATCGACAAGGACACGGGCGAGATCATCGCCGCGGCGAACGACGAGCTCACGCTCGACCACCTCGAGAAGTTCCGCAAGGGCGGTATCGAGACGGTGCCGACGCTGTACGTGAACGATCTCGATCGTGGTGCGTATATCTCGAACACGCTGCGCATCGACAACACGCGCACGCAGCTCGAGGCCCTGGTCGAAATCTACCGGATGATGCGTCCGGGCGAGCCGCCGACCAAGGATGCCGCGCAGAACCTGTTCTTCAACCTGTTCTTCACCTTCGACCGCTACGACCTGTCGGGCGTCGGCCGCATGAAGTTCAACCGTCGTGTCGGCCGCAAGGACGTCGTCGGTCCGGGCGTGCTGTACGACCACAAGTACTTCAGCGAGCGCAAGGAAGAAGAGTCGCAGCGTCTGGTCGCCGAGCAGGGCGAGACCTCGGACATCCTCGACGTGCTGCGCGTGCTCATCGACATCCGTAACGGTATCGGAACGGTCGACGATATCGACCATCTCGGTAACCGTCGCGTGCGTTCGGTCGGCGAAATGGCGGAGAACACCTTCCGCATCGGTCTGGTCCGCGTCGAGCGCGCGGTTCGCGAGCGCCTGTCGCTGGCCGAGTCCGAGGGCCTGACCCCGCAGGAACTGATCAACGCCAAGCCGGTTGCGGCTGCGGTGAAGGAGTTCTTCGGTTCGTCGCAGCTCTCGCAGTTCATGGATCAGAACAACCCGCTGTCCGAAGTCACCCACAAGCGCCGCGTGTCCGCGCTTGGACCAGGCGGCCTGACGCGTGAGCGCGCCGGCTTCGAAGTCCGCGACGTGCACCCGACCCATTACGGTCGCGTCTGCACCATCGAAACGCCGGAAGGCCCGAACATCGGCCTGATCAACTCGCTGGCCGTGTACGCCCGCACCAACTCGTACGGCTTTCTCGAGACGCCGTATCGCAAGGTGGAAGGCGGCAAGGTCACGGACAAGGTCGACTACCTCTCCGCGATCGAAGAGGGCGACCACGTGATCGCGCAGGCGAACTCGCCCCTGACGAAGGAAGGCAAGTTCATCGAAGACTTCGTCTCCTGCCGCTTCCGCGGTGAGTCGGAGCTGCGTCCGTCGGCCGAGATTAACTACATGGACGTCTCGCCGATGCAGACCGTGTCGGTCGCAGCGGCGCTCGTGCCCTTCCTCGAGCACGATGATGCTAACCGCGCCCTCATGGGTGCGAACATGCAGCGTCAGGCCGTCCCGACGCTGCGCAGCCAGAAGCCGCTCGTCGGCACGGGCATCGAGCGCGCCGTGGCGCGTGACTCGGGCGTCACCGTGTCCGCCAAGCGCGGCGGTGTCATCGACCAGGTCGATGCCGCCCGTATCGTGGTGCGCGCGAACGAAGCGGAAGTGGACGAGAACGACGCCGGCGTGGATATCTATACGCTGACCAAGTACACCCGCTCCAACCAGAACACCAACCTCAACCAGCGCCCGCTGGTGAATGTCGGTGACGTGGTGGCGGTGGGCGACACCCTGGCGGACGGTTCCTCGACCGACCTCGGTGAGCTCGCGCTCGGCCAGAACATGCTTGTCGCGTTCATGCCGTGGAACGGCTACAACTTCGAAGACTCGATCCTGATCTCCGAGCGCGTGGTCCAGGAAGATCGTTACACCTCGATCCACATCGAGGAAATGACCTGCATCGCCCGCGACACGAAGCTCGGCGCTGAAGAAATCACCGCGGATATCCCGAACGTCGGCGAGCAGGCCCTGGCCCGTCTCGACGAGTCCGGCATCGTCTACATCGGTGCGGAAGTGAAGGCAGGCGACATCCTCGTCGGCAAGGTCACGCCGAAGGGCGAGAGCCAGCTCACGCCGGAAGAAAAGCTCCTCCGCGCCATCTTCGGCGAGAAGGCCTCGGACGTTAAGGACAGCTCGCTGCGCGTGCCCCCGGGCATGGACGGCAATGTCATCGACGTGCAGGTCTTCACCCGCGACGGTATCGAGAAGGACAAGCGCGCCAAGCAGATCGAAGAGACCGAACTGAAGCGTATCCGCAAGGATCTCGACGACCAGTTCCGCATCCTCGAGAGCGCCATCTACGCGCGTATGCGCTCGCAGCTCGTCGGCAAGTCCGCGATGAGCGGTCCGGGCGGTCTCAAGCGCGGCACCGTCATCGACGATGCCTACCTCGATACGCTCAAGAAGGACGACTGGTTCAAGATCAACGTCAAGGAAGAGGAAGTCTCGGAGTTCCTCGAGCGCGCGGCCGACCAGGTCAAGCGTCATCGCGAGGCCTTCGACAAGCGCTTCAAGGAGAAGCAGGGCAAGATCACCCAGGGCGACGACCTCGCACCGGGCGTGCTCAAGATGGTCAAGGTCTACCTGGCCGTTAAGCGCCGTATCCAGCCGGGCGACAAGATGGCCGGCCGCCACGGTAACAAGGGCGTCGTGTCCATGATCGTTCCGGTCGAGGACATGCCGTTCTCCGCCGACGGTCGTCCGGTCGACATCTGCCTGAACCCGCTGGGCGTGCCTTCGCGTATGAACATCGGTCAGATTCTCGAGGTCCATCTGGGCTGGGCCGCCAAGGGCCTGGGCCACAAGATCGCGGCCATGATCGAAGCCAACGAGAAGCCGGCCAAGCTGCGCGAGTTCCTCGATGAGGTCTACAACCACGGCAATGCCGGTGCGGAAGGTGCGGTGCGCCACGTCGACCTCAAGTCGATGACGGACGCCGAGATCATCCAGCTGGCCGACAACCTGCGCGACGGCGTCCCGATGGCCACCCCGGTCTTCGACGGTGCCGAAGAGACCGAAATCAAGCACATGCTGAAGCTCGCCGATCTGCCGGAATCCGGCCAGACGGTGCTCTACGACGGCCGTACCGGCGAGGCGTTCGATCGCCCGGTCACCGTGGGCTACATGCACATGCTGAAGCTGAACCACCTCGTCGACGACAAGATGCACGCGCGTTCGACGGGTCCGTACTCGCTCGTTACCCAGCAGCCGCTGGGCGGCAAGGCGCAGTTCGGCGGTCAGCGCTTCGGCGAAATGGAAGTCTGGGCGCTGGAAGCTTATGGCGCGGCTTACACCCTGCAGGAAATGCTCACCGTTAAGTCGGATGACGTCCAGGGCCGTAACCAGATGTACAAGAACATTGTCGACGGCAACCACGAAATGGCGGCTGGCATGCCGGAATCCTTCAACGTGCTCGTGAAGGAAATCCGCTCGCTCGCCATCGATATCGAGTTGGAAGAGATCAAGTGA